The following coding sequences lie in one Treponema sp. OMZ 790 genomic window:
- a CDS encoding DUF4139 domain-containing protein — MKKVFFMLISVLCMSTVFTDTANGFDENDIPLKNVTLYSSGVAHYEHEGIVKGSGKIDLLFLPSQISDVLKSIFVKDPAAKSLSINYQSEDTLKKTMQSLKIDLFGNDSIFKLLKAQKGAELEVYTPNKIVGKILNIDKSGDSENGVILSIVAEDGVKVISFNDVQSFKFTDPQRNEDLQKALALILEASAKERKLISIDIESAGERKIGFSYVMEAPIWKPTYRLDMGNNVASFQAWAIIDNSTDLDWKGVKLTLTSGRPIGFKQNLYEPYYTHRETIPILAGQAASPETFESAYDDSADYKARKAPMEMQKYAYESLDLSMTDVEEDAYFENQTVAKSIAGEMFAFTPVKPVNLPRQKSTMIPLSLTSLPAQKYSVFSAIPYGAEVHPKLCINIENNSGIKFPAGPITVFESGEYVGDAVLNFLPENEKRLIAFGDDMDVRGSKTESIDNKLQSIKIVKGVLHRKYKSSKNAVYTIRNAASKERSIIVEHPISSGFNLADEKKLLEKTANKYRFNIKVKASSQEKLSIEEERSFEEVLQINTMDNNAIIGIYSNSELPEKIKKTFKSILDEKVKVDKAQIALTDLQGEQKILNGEQDRVRKNIQAVGAETQQGKLFLDKLILIEEKLEDLKVKIEQAEKQYSKIKTDFVNYVEKINLE; from the coding sequence ATGAAAAAAGTATTTTTTATGTTAATTTCAGTATTATGTATGTCGACGGTTTTTACCGATACCGCAAACGGTTTTGATGAAAATGATATTCCGTTAAAAAATGTGACGCTTTATTCATCAGGAGTAGCTCATTACGAGCATGAGGGAATTGTAAAAGGCTCAGGTAAAATAGACTTGTTGTTTCTGCCGTCCCAAATCAGTGATGTTTTAAAATCCATTTTTGTAAAAGATCCTGCAGCAAAAAGCTTATCGATAAATTATCAGTCAGAAGATACTCTTAAAAAAACTATGCAGAGTTTAAAAATCGATTTATTCGGGAATGATTCTATTTTCAAACTTCTTAAAGCTCAAAAAGGTGCCGAGCTTGAAGTTTATACCCCGAATAAGATTGTAGGTAAAATTTTAAACATCGATAAAAGCGGAGATTCCGAAAACGGTGTTATTCTTTCTATTGTTGCAGAGGACGGCGTTAAGGTGATATCTTTTAACGATGTACAATCTTTTAAATTTACTGATCCTCAGCGAAATGAAGACTTACAAAAGGCCTTAGCTTTAATTTTGGAAGCCTCGGCAAAAGAAAGGAAGCTGATTTCGATAGATATAGAATCGGCAGGGGAACGTAAGATAGGATTTTCTTATGTCATGGAAGCTCCTATTTGGAAGCCTACATATAGATTGGATATGGGGAATAATGTTGCATCTTTTCAGGCTTGGGCAATAATAGATAATTCTACGGATCTTGATTGGAAAGGTGTAAAGCTTACCCTTACAAGCGGCCGGCCCATAGGGTTTAAACAAAATTTATATGAACCATATTATACTCACCGTGAAACTATTCCCATCCTTGCAGGACAGGCAGCCAGCCCTGAAACCTTTGAATCCGCTTATGACGATTCTGCTGATTATAAGGCAAGAAAAGCTCCTATGGAAATGCAAAAATATGCTTATGAGAGTCTTGATCTTTCTATGACCGATGTTGAAGAAGATGCTTATTTTGAAAATCAGACTGTTGCCAAAAGTATTGCAGGAGAAATGTTTGCTTTTACTCCTGTTAAACCCGTTAATTTACCAAGACAAAAAAGCACTATGATTCCTTTAAGCCTTACTTCTCTTCCTGCTCAAAAATATTCGGTATTTTCGGCTATACCCTATGGAGCCGAGGTTCATCCCAAGTTGTGTATAAATATTGAGAATAATTCCGGTATTAAATTTCCGGCGGGGCCTATTACGGTTTTTGAAAGCGGAGAGTATGTCGGTGATGCCGTTTTGAATTTTTTACCAGAAAATGAAAAACGCCTTATAGCTTTTGGGGATGATATGGATGTGAGAGGATCCAAAACCGAAAGCATTGATAATAAGCTCCAAAGTATTAAAATAGTAAAAGGTGTTTTACATCGAAAGTATAAATCATCTAAAAATGCGGTTTACACTATTAGGAATGCAGCTTCAAAAGAGCGTTCTATTATTGTCGAGCATCCTATAAGTTCCGGATTTAATCTCGCAGATGAAAAAAAATTATTGGAAAAGACTGCAAATAAGTACAGGTTTAACATAAAGGTTAAGGCTTCTTCTCAAGAAAAACTTTCCATAGAAGAGGAAAGGTCTTTTGAAGAAGTTTTACAGATTAATACGATGGACAATAATGCTATCATAGGCATTTATTCCAATTCGGAGTTGCCTGAAAAAATAAAGAAAACTTTTAAATCCATTTTAGATGAAAAAGTAAAAGTTGATAAGGCTCAAATAGCTTTGACCGATTTACAAGGTGAACAAAAAATACTCAATGGAGAACAAGATAGGGTTCGCAAAAATATTCAGGCTGTGGGAGCGGAAACTCAACAAGGTAAACTGTTTTTAGATAAGTTAATTCTTATAGAGGAGAAATTGGAGGATTTAAAAGTTAAGATTGAACAAGCGGAGAAACAATATTCTAAAATAAAAACCGATTTTGTAAATTACGTTGAAAAAATCAATTTAGAATAG
- a CDS encoding tetratricopeptide repeat protein, with translation MVSTIIISFFIIIIVAVVIVLITTRNNASSTGGRKKVKGRAVLMKEATRRLAQNPHDPDGLFIMGDIYYQDQDWEKAYSAHSALIDRMKQLEMSKQLDIAIKYGICALKTNRVPEAKKGFLLAETINPKNLDVSYNLGYIYYLEKDYEKAVKFFKRALIIEPNSFLATKYLGYTFQHLHKYNEALPALKKALDFKPDDKEVLFAMGECFYETEATDRCLKILNHLRVDPVFGPQASLYTGMIRAKADQLERAIEDFQIGLKHNGAPADISNELKYRLAQAYIKTQEIGQALHLLKEIQNTSPGYKDAATLIMRYQELNKNKNLQIYLMSGQSEFVALCRKIVARFYPKAKVKILDISVLAAYTDIVAEIDTARFSDTVIFRFFRSQGTVGELLLRELHARLKEVKGGSGICMSAGTFTEEAVRFSEGRPLDLYDKTRLSSVLNSLK, from the coding sequence ATGGTATCAACTATTATTATTTCCTTTTTTATTATTATTATCGTTGCTGTTGTCATTGTCCTGATAACTACAAGAAACAATGCCTCATCTACAGGAGGAAGAAAAAAAGTTAAAGGCAGGGCCGTTCTAATGAAAGAAGCGACTAGGCGTTTGGCTCAAAACCCTCATGATCCTGATGGTCTTTTTATAATGGGAGATATTTATTATCAAGATCAGGACTGGGAAAAAGCCTATTCTGCCCACTCAGCTTTGATAGATAGGATGAAACAGCTTGAAATGAGTAAACAGCTGGATATTGCAATCAAATACGGCATCTGTGCTTTAAAAACAAACAGAGTTCCTGAAGCAAAAAAAGGATTTCTGCTTGCTGAGACTATAAACCCTAAAAATCTCGATGTCAGCTACAATTTAGGTTATATTTATTATCTTGAAAAAGATTATGAAAAGGCAGTTAAATTTTTCAAACGGGCATTGATAATTGAACCCAACAGTTTTTTGGCAACAAAATATCTTGGTTATACCTTTCAGCATCTGCATAAATATAACGAAGCTCTGCCGGCCTTAAAAAAAGCCTTAGACTTTAAACCCGACGATAAAGAAGTCTTATTTGCCATGGGCGAGTGCTTTTATGAAACAGAAGCGACAGACCGATGCTTGAAAATATTAAATCATCTTAGGGTTGATCCCGTTTTTGGGCCTCAAGCCTCATTATACACAGGTATGATCAGAGCAAAAGCAGATCAATTGGAAAGGGCTATAGAAGACTTTCAAATCGGCTTAAAGCATAATGGAGCTCCTGCTGATATCTCCAATGAGCTCAAATACAGACTCGCTCAAGCCTATATCAAAACTCAAGAAATAGGACAAGCTCTTCATCTTTTAAAAGAAATTCAAAATACCAGCCCCGGATACAAGGATGCGGCAACCCTTATAATGCGATATCAGGAATTAAATAAAAACAAAAACTTACAAATATACCTTATGTCCGGACAAAGCGAATTTGTAGCTCTTTGCAGAAAAATCGTAGCCCGCTTTTATCCGAAGGCAAAGGTAAAAATACTGGATATATCGGTATTGGCCGCCTACACCGATATAGTAGCCGAAATAGATACAGCACGCTTTTCGGATACCGTTATTTTTAGATTTTTTAGATCTCAAGGAACAGTGGGAGAGCTCCTTCTTAGAGAGCTGCATGCACGTCTAAAAGAAGTAAAAGGAGGCTCCGGCATATGTATGAGCGCAGGAACCTTTACCGAAGAAGCTGTCAGATTCTCTGAGGGAAGACCTTTAGATTTATACGACAAAACAAGACTTTCAAGTGTTTTAAACTCCTTAAAATAA
- a CDS encoding glycine hydroxymethyltransferase has protein sequence MKEGLKKYLEKEGANAKLPMVAYLANLDQVASVHPEVASSIVKEIENQRSHLKLIASENYSSLAVQAAMGNLLTDKYAEGFPEHRYYGGCENVDAVEMAACEEACKIFGAEHAYVQPHSGADANIVAYWAILNAKVEEPFLKKFETVVDGKVKKMSLEGLSHKDWEELRHALGNQKLMGLDYYSGGHLTHGYVQNVSSKMFRTCSYTVSKETGELDYNEIEKRAMEEKPLILLAGYSAYPRKINFKRFKEIADKCGAVLMVDMAHFAGLVAGKVFEGEYNPVLWADVVTTTTHKTLRGPRGAMILCKKEFAEFVDKGCPLVIGGPLPHVMASKAVAFREASSKEYQDYAHKVRDNAAALADECMKLGMKLQTNGTDNHLMLINVTKYGLNGRQAETAMSECGVTLNRNSLPFDPNGPWWTSGLRVGTPAVTSIGMGAAEMKQIASIIDRVLKASKPGVTKSGAPSKANVIVDPAVKAEIQKEVDTLLHKFVLYPELDLDYLKSIYC, from the coding sequence ATGAAAGAAGGTTTAAAAAAATACCTTGAAAAAGAAGGAGCAAATGCGAAACTTCCGATGGTTGCGTATTTGGCCAATTTGGATCAGGTTGCCTCAGTGCACCCTGAGGTTGCATCAAGTATTGTAAAAGAAATAGAAAATCAGCGCAGTCACTTAAAACTTATTGCCAGCGAAAACTATTCTTCATTGGCAGTTCAAGCTGCTATGGGTAATTTGCTCACAGATAAATATGCAGAAGGTTTCCCTGAACATAGGTATTACGGAGGATGTGAAAACGTAGACGCCGTTGAAATGGCTGCTTGCGAAGAAGCTTGTAAAATCTTCGGAGCCGAGCACGCATATGTACAGCCTCACTCCGGTGCTGATGCAAATATAGTAGCCTATTGGGCAATTTTAAATGCAAAGGTCGAAGAGCCTTTCTTAAAGAAATTTGAAACGGTTGTAGACGGAAAGGTTAAAAAGATGAGCCTTGAAGGCTTAAGCCATAAAGATTGGGAAGAATTACGCCATGCTCTCGGAAACCAAAAGCTTATGGGCTTGGATTATTATTCCGGCGGGCACCTTACCCACGGTTATGTTCAAAATGTTTCTTCAAAGATGTTCAGAACATGTTCATATACTGTAAGCAAAGAAACAGGCGAATTGGATTATAACGAAATCGAAAAAAGAGCAATGGAAGAAAAACCCTTGATTCTTTTGGCCGGATACAGTGCTTATCCTAGGAAGATTAACTTTAAACGCTTTAAAGAAATTGCCGATAAGTGCGGTGCTGTTTTGATGGTTGATATGGCCCACTTTGCAGGTTTGGTTGCAGGAAAAGTTTTTGAAGGTGAATATAACCCCGTCCTTTGGGCTGATGTTGTAACAACTACAACCCATAAAACTCTTCGAGGCCCCCGCGGTGCCATGATTCTTTGCAAAAAAGAATTTGCCGAATTCGTTGATAAGGGATGCCCCCTTGTAATCGGCGGCCCACTTCCTCATGTTATGGCTTCAAAGGCTGTTGCATTCCGCGAAGCAAGCAGCAAGGAATATCAAGACTATGCCCACAAGGTAAGAGACAACGCTGCTGCCTTAGCTGATGAATGTATGAAACTGGGTATGAAGCTCCAAACAAACGGAACAGATAACCACTTAATGCTGATTAACGTAACAAAATACGGCTTAAACGGCCGGCAGGCGGAAACTGCAATGTCCGAGTGCGGTGTGACTCTTAACAGAAACAGCTTGCCCTTCGATCCGAACGGCCCATGGTGGACAAGCGGCTTGCGCGTAGGTACTCCTGCAGTAACCAGCATCGGAATGGGTGCTGCCGAGATGAAGCAGATCGCTTCTATCATTGACAGGGTTTTAAAAGCTTCAAAACCCGGCGTAACAAAGAGCGGTGCTCCCAGCAAGGCTAACGTAATTGTTGACCCCGCCGTAAAAGCAGAAATTCAAAAAGAAGTAGATACTCTTTTACACAAATTTGTTCTTTATCCCGAATTGGATTTGGATTATCTAAAGAGCATCTATTGCTAA
- a CDS encoding CDP-alcohol phosphatidyltransferase family protein — translation MEKKIGRLILFFWLFQCSAVFAIYKIFNTDSEIFSSFLIHITLWHSLLLLFLVLYKGDFINVENNLTLEKINLANGITLCRISSVPLIAFLLKQNEIDNIKTILAVVLILVFLTDFFDGFIARKFNQETKIGRMLDSMSDYSLLALVSIVYYQLGLVPNWFFYLIFGRLMFQAFGMLFFILLKFPVEIKSTKGGKITIATTMILYSLKIMQFFIPFSNNFEDLFLIAEYVCGFIIFVFSFEKIFIFCNHYGKYRRQNK, via the coding sequence ATGGAAAAAAAAATTGGCAGATTGATCTTGTTTTTTTGGTTGTTCCAATGTTCAGCCGTTTTTGCAATTTATAAAATATTTAATACCGATAGTGAAATTTTTAGTTCATTTTTAATACATATAACTCTTTGGCATTCTCTTCTTCTCTTGTTTTTAGTTTTATACAAGGGAGATTTTATAAATGTGGAAAATAATCTCACGTTAGAAAAAATTAATCTTGCAAACGGAATAACCCTTTGCCGCATAAGCTCGGTTCCTTTAATTGCTTTTCTTTTAAAACAAAACGAGATAGATAACATAAAAACTATATTAGCCGTTGTTTTAATTTTGGTATTTTTGACGGATTTTTTTGACGGATTTATAGCACGTAAATTTAATCAAGAAACAAAAATAGGGCGTATGTTGGATTCCATGAGTGATTACTCCCTTCTTGCTCTGGTTTCAATTGTATACTATCAGCTGGGACTGGTTCCTAACTGGTTTTTCTATCTGATTTTCGGAAGACTAATGTTTCAAGCTTTCGGCATGTTGTTCTTTATATTGCTAAAATTTCCGGTTGAAATAAAATCGACAAAGGGCGGTAAGATAACCATAGCCACAACCATGATTTTGTACAGCCTTAAAATCATGCAATTCTTTATTCCGTTTTCTAATAATTTTGAAGATTTATTTTTAATAGCCGAATATGTCTGCGGGTTTATAATTTTTGTATTTTCGTTTGAAAAAATCTTCATTTTTTGTAATCATTACGGGAAATATCGCAGACAGAATAAATAA
- a CDS encoding phosphohydrolase, with translation MKSPKEINTEKLLLDYVKDNTIVSRLLHILIADPEIEALQDYANSVSIVRLGYNDHGPVHMKLVTSNALKILDLLKKADVQTSLEKEGTGSLEDSYCAVVLGSYLHDIGMSLTRQDHELFSMTLALPIIERTLDKLGLTSFNQRAVIKAMTCECIIGHMASRKIHSIEAGIVLIADGCDMKKGRARVPMELNTDAKIGDIHKYSANSIKSVSIAAGKEKPVRIDVLMDSDVGFFQVEEVLMGKINMSPAKPFISLYAQSGDKEAKRYL, from the coding sequence ATGAAATCGCCTAAAGAGATTAACACAGAAAAACTGCTTTTAGACTATGTTAAAGATAATACTATTGTTTCCCGGCTTTTGCATATTTTGATTGCCGATCCTGAAATCGAAGCTTTGCAGGACTATGCCAATTCGGTTTCGATTGTGAGATTGGGGTATAATGATCACGGGCCTGTTCATATGAAGCTTGTAACCTCAAATGCGCTTAAAATATTGGATCTTTTAAAAAAAGCAGATGTGCAAACCAGTCTTGAAAAAGAAGGAACGGGTTCTTTAGAAGACAGCTATTGTGCCGTAGTGCTTGGATCCTACCTTCACGATATAGGGATGTCTTTGACCCGGCAAGACCATGAGCTTTTTTCGATGACATTGGCTCTTCCAATAATTGAAAGGACACTGGATAAGTTGGGTCTCACATCGTTTAATCAAAGAGCCGTCATAAAAGCTATGACCTGCGAGTGTATAATCGGCCACATGGCAAGCCGAAAAATTCATTCGATTGAGGCCGGCATAGTTTTGATAGCCGACGGCTGCGATATGAAAAAGGGGAGAGCCCGTGTTCCGATGGAACTAAATACCGATGCTAAGATAGGAGATATTCACAAATATTCTGCCAATTCCATTAAGTCCGTTTCCATTGCTGCCGGAAAAGAAAAACCCGTGCGCATAGATGTTTTGATGGACAGCGATGTAGGCTTTTTTCAGGTAGAAGAAGTCTTGATGGGAAAAATAAATATGAGCCCTGCAAAGCCCTTTATCTCCCTATATGCACAGTCGGGAGACAAAGAAGCTAAACGGTATCTTTAA
- a CDS encoding MraY family glycosyltransferase has translation MTIVQFIFYIMFLPCTLSAFFVYSAIIFSRKHNLYDKTGGRKIHSGNIPRIGGLGFGLAYLISSLTVHFLFPHLRLLHLNFFYIALGGVIIFAMGLWDDIKNWRAIFKLLVQSIAAVLVMYGGYTFKKISFGPIGFFWFMGPETYIITFLWIVGITNAVNLVDGIDGQAGCLGVSVLLTYAGIYYSAGISHIIILRLLILIFAVIGFLFFNLSRPSAKIFMGDCGSQILGFVLAVLPLIPSPHGYEAAGLIFAALILMLPIFDTVAAIWRRIREKRPIGIGDRYHLHHKLMLMGFTPRGALGVFMIFQVIINLFAYMAIVLQGGHALIILIGLILVGILFFMLIHYEKERIVNKKEK, from the coding sequence TTGACAATAGTTCAATTTATTTTTTATATCATGTTTTTGCCATGTACTTTGTCTGCTTTTTTTGTTTATTCGGCTATTATATTTTCAAGAAAGCATAATTTATATGACAAAACAGGGGGAAGAAAAATACATTCCGGAAATATTCCAAGAATAGGCGGATTGGGATTCGGTCTTGCCTATCTTATTTCAAGCCTTACCGTACATTTTCTTTTTCCTCATCTAAGACTTTTACATTTAAATTTTTTTTATATTGCTCTAGGCGGTGTAATTATCTTTGCCATGGGACTTTGGGATGATATAAAAAATTGGAGAGCAATTTTTAAGCTTTTGGTTCAAAGCATAGCTGCCGTTTTAGTAATGTACGGCGGTTATACTTTTAAAAAAATAAGTTTCGGCCCGATAGGTTTTTTTTGGTTTATGGGACCCGAAACTTATATAATAACTTTTTTATGGATAGTAGGAATAACCAATGCGGTTAATCTTGTAGACGGCATTGACGGGCAAGCCGGCTGTCTTGGAGTTTCCGTCCTTTTAACTTATGCGGGGATTTATTATTCGGCAGGTATAAGTCATATTATAATACTTAGGCTTCTTATTCTCATTTTTGCCGTTATAGGCTTTCTATTTTTTAACCTTTCCCGGCCTAGTGCAAAGATATTTATGGGAGACTGCGGTTCACAAATTTTAGGTTTTGTTTTGGCTGTTCTTCCTCTTATACCAAGTCCTCATGGATATGAAGCAGCAGGTTTGATATTTGCCGCTCTGATCTTAATGCTGCCCATTTTTGATACTGTTGCTGCAATATGGCGTAGAATAAGGGAAAAACGCCCTATAGGAATAGGAGATAGATATCATTTGCACCATAAGCTGATGCTGATGGGGTTTACTCCAAGAGGAGCTTTAGGCGTTTTTATGATATTCCAAGTAATTATAAATCTTTTTGCATATATGGCTATAGTTTTGCAAGGGGGACATGCCCTTATAATTTTGATAGGGCTTATACTTGTAGGCATACTGTTTTTTATGTTGATTCATTATGAAAAAGAAAGAATTGTAAATAAAAAAGAAAAATAA
- a CDS encoding carbon-nitrogen hydrolase family protein codes for MKIGLCASENKNNDIDFNIAQIEDFIKKTRTEKPDLLLFGESFLQGFDSVCFEYKKDILTAFQINSEPITKIRSIAKKEKTAIGFGFIENDHGAIFSSYMITGKNGEILCLYKRVSRGWRIQGTCADYREGKDFFEFDFEGKRLGVFICGDLWEDELLDRIISLNPDAFLWPVFCSYTKEEWENGEASAYAERAAILDPPVLFINSLVEENAPAAGGGAFVWHHGKLVKEIPMGKTGFLLYEI; via the coding sequence ATGAAAATTGGACTTTGTGCATCGGAAAATAAAAATAATGATATTGATTTTAACATAGCTCAAATTGAAGATTTTATAAAAAAGACAAGAACCGAAAAGCCTGACCTTCTTCTTTTCGGAGAAAGTTTTTTGCAGGGGTTTGATTCGGTTTGTTTTGAATATAAAAAAGATATTTTAACGGCTTTCCAAATAAACTCGGAACCTATCACAAAAATCCGTTCAATTGCCAAAAAAGAAAAAACGGCAATAGGTTTCGGTTTTATCGAAAACGATCATGGTGCTATTTTCAGTTCCTACATGATAACAGGAAAAAACGGAGAAATACTTTGTCTTTACAAAAGAGTTTCCCGAGGCTGGAGAATTCAAGGTACCTGTGCCGATTACCGTGAAGGGAAAGATTTTTTTGAGTTTGATTTTGAAGGTAAACGTCTTGGTGTTTTTATCTGCGGAGACTTATGGGAAGATGAACTTTTAGATAGGATTATAAGCCTCAATCCAGATGCCTTTTTGTGGCCTGTTTTTTGCAGCTATACAAAGGAAGAATGGGAAAACGGTGAAGCCTCCGCCTATGCCGAAAGAGCAGCAATCCTTGATCCTCCCGTTTTATTTATAAATTCGCTTGTAGAGGAGAATGCTCCGGCTGCAGGAGGAGGTGCATTTGTATGGCATCACGGTAAACTTGTAAAAGAAATACCGATGGGCAAAACAGGATTTTTATTATACGAAATTTAA
- a CDS encoding IMP dehydrogenase yields MAFFYDEPSHTFSEYLLVPRLSGVEHIPHSVSLKTPLTKYKKGKNPKISLNIPLVSSIMQSVSDHNMAIALAREGGLSFIFGSQSIENEAKMVAKVKNYRAGFVESDSNLTPDQKLSDVLNLKDKTDHTTVAVTDDGTGRGKLLGVVTGRDYRIGRTNLNTKVKEFMTPIERLHVAEEGISLKKAQDIIWEYKLNSLPILDKKGCLVAFVFRKDYESNTENPLELLDEKKRYMVGAGINTRDYEERVPALVEAGADVLCIDSSDGFSDWQKQTIQFVKEKYGDAIPIGAGNVVDADGFNFLADAGADFIKVGIGGGSICITRETKGIGRGQATAVIEVAKARDEYFKKKGIYIPICSDGGIVFDYHITLALAMGSDFCMLGRYFARFDESPTNKVLINGNYMKEYWGEGSARARNWQRYDSGGEKKLSFEEGVDSYVPYAGKLHDNVSVTLNKIRSTMCNCGVLSIPEFQRDAKITLVSSASIIEGGPHDVVLKDMSHSSSSNY; encoded by the coding sequence ATGGCTTTTTTTTATGATGAACCTTCGCATACATTCAGCGAATACTTATTGGTCCCGCGCCTTTCGGGAGTCGAACACATTCCGCATTCCGTTTCCCTTAAAACGCCTTTAACAAAATACAAAAAAGGAAAAAATCCTAAAATCAGTTTAAATATTCCGCTGGTCTCTTCGATTATGCAATCCGTTTCAGATCATAATATGGCTATTGCCCTTGCAAGAGAGGGAGGCCTTTCCTTTATTTTCGGCTCGCAATCAATAGAAAATGAAGCCAAGATGGTTGCAAAAGTAAAAAACTATCGCGCCGGTTTTGTTGAAAGCGATTCAAACCTTACACCCGATCAAAAATTGAGTGATGTCTTAAACTTAAAAGATAAAACCGACCATACCACTGTCGCCGTAACCGATGACGGAACAGGCCGCGGAAAACTTTTGGGCGTAGTTACAGGCAGAGATTACCGCATAGGCCGCACAAATTTAAATACAAAAGTAAAAGAATTTATGACGCCCATAGAACGGCTCCATGTTGCAGAAGAAGGGATAAGCCTAAAAAAAGCTCAAGACATTATCTGGGAATATAAGCTGAATTCTCTTCCCATTCTGGACAAAAAAGGCTGCCTCGTTGCCTTTGTTTTTAGAAAAGACTATGAAAGTAACACGGAAAACCCTCTCGAACTCCTTGACGAAAAAAAGCGCTACATGGTAGGAGCCGGTATAAACACGCGCGATTATGAAGAACGCGTTCCCGCCCTTGTTGAAGCCGGAGCCGATGTACTTTGCATCGACTCTTCCGACGGCTTCAGCGATTGGCAAAAACAAACCATTCAATTTGTAAAAGAAAAATACGGAGATGCAATCCCCATAGGAGCCGGAAATGTTGTCGATGCAGACGGCTTTAATTTTTTAGCGGATGCAGGAGCCGATTTTATCAAGGTCGGAATTGGAGGCGGCTCAATCTGTATTACCCGAGAAACGAAGGGCATAGGACGCGGTCAGGCCACTGCCGTAATTGAAGTTGCCAAAGCCCGGGATGAATATTTTAAAAAGAAGGGCATTTACATTCCGATATGCTCCGACGGCGGAATTGTTTTTGACTATCACATAACCTTAGCCCTCGCTATGGGAAGCGACTTTTGTATGCTCGGCCGCTACTTTGCCCGCTTTGACGAAAGCCCGACAAACAAGGTCTTAATCAACGGAAACTATATGAAAGAATACTGGGGAGAAGGTTCCGCAAGAGCCAGAAACTGGCAGCGTTACGATTCGGGCGGGGAGAAAAAGCTTTCATTTGAAGAGGGCGTAGACTCTTATGTTCCCTATGCGGGAAAACTTCACGACAATGTTTCGGTAACCTTAAATAAAATACGCTCAACCATGTGTAACTGCGGCGTGTTAAGTATTCCCGAATTCCAGCGTGATGCAAAAATAACATTAGTTTCTTCGGCAAGTATCATTGAAGGCGGACCGCACGATGTTGTCTTAAAAGACATGAGCCATTCTTCCAGCTCAAACTATTAA